The Bubalus kerabau isolate K-KA32 ecotype Philippines breed swamp buffalo chromosome 14, PCC_UOA_SB_1v2, whole genome shotgun sequence genome segment CCTCCGTGTGCAACTGGAAGACGATAAAATGCTCCAAGTGGTGAATGTGACCAAGGCCTTATCGGATGTGACCAACTTTACCATACACCTGGTGATGGGTGGAGACGGAGAGACAAATCTGACCGTTCAGCTGTGGGATTCAGAAGGTAGGCGCGAAAGGCTCATTGAAGAGATAAAGAATGTCCGAGTCAGAGTGCTCAGACAGAGACAAGGCAGTCCTTTCCAGGCATCAAACCTCATCAACAGAAACATCTTAATGCTGTTTCTGCCAATGATACTGTTAAATAAATGTGCGTTTGGTTGCAAGATTGAGTTCCAGGTGTTTGAAACAGTGTGGAAGAGACCTTTGCCGGTAGTTCTTGGGGCGGTTATACAGTTTTTTCTTATGCCGTTTTGTGGATTCCTTCTGACGCAGATCTTGGCCTTGCCTGAGGCCCAGGCGTTTGGATTTATAGTCACCTGTACGTgcccaggtgggggtgggggctaccTCTTTGCTCTGCTTCTAGAAGGAGATGTCACTTTGGCCATTCTGATGACTTGCACGTCAACGTTTCTGGCACTGGTCACGATGCCTACCAATTCGTACATATACAGTAGAATCTTAGGGTTATCGGGTACACTGCATATTCCTATTTCTAAAATTATGTCAACCCTCCTTTTCATCCTCGCACCAATGTCAGTGGGAATAGTCATCAAGCATAGACTACCTGACAAAGCAAAGTTCTTGGAGAGGATCATTAGGCCTCtgagttttattttaatgtttataggGATTTATGTGACTTTCAGCATGGGATTGGTGTTTCTGAAAACAGTGAACCTAGACGTGCTTCTGTTGGGTGTCTTAGTTCCTGCTTTGGGCTTGTTGTTCGGGTACTTTTTTGCTAAAATTTCTATGCTGCCTCTTCCTGTTTGTAAAACTGTTGCTATTGAAGGTGGGGTACTGAATAGTTTCTTAGCCCTTGCCATTATTCAGCTTTCCTTTTCACAGTCTGATGCAGACTTAGCATCTGTGGCTCCGTTTACAGTGGCCATGTGTTCTGGATGTGAAATGTTACTGATCCTTCTGTTCTACAAGGCTAAGAAAAGATGTATCCTTaacatagaagaaaaaagaatgaaaaatcccCCAGTCTAACGGTTAAAGCTTTCCTGAATTTTCCTACTCTGAATGAGATACTGTGGGAGATGCAAAGAATATCCAAGATGATTCCTGCTCTCAACTCACTTATGCTCTGATTGAAAACTTGACATTAGGGGAGAAATACAGTCATATGTGCCTAACACCCAATGGACAGTCCAGACTGTTAAATGTGTAGGAATTCAGAAGGAGACTACTATAGCATTGGATTGGAATATAATACTTTATTATGATATATCCCAAGTATTTATAGGAGGGCTGCCCTTCCACAATAGGCATTTGGTAACCACTCACACAGTGAAGGGACATGTAAATTCCTATTGAAATCAGTCCATCTTAAATGCAGCACCTCTGGTCTCCTCGGTGTCCCTCCCGTCGTCTCCACCGTTTGCCTTGGGGCACAGGGTCCTCTCTCCCCactcttctcccttcttccctcctctttccttcaTTGCAGTAGCTGTTTCCTACAGACCGTCTCCTGTAATAGCTCTCTAGCCGTCTCCTCTCCATTCTCAGTCCTGCTTTTGTTCTGCCCTAGATTGCTGCCTCCCTAAACCTTTCTTCCCCAGCTTTTGGCCTGTCTACTCTCCAATCACTGGCAGATTAATGTTCCTAAAACTTAACTTTGATCATGTGCTTTCCCTGCTGCAAAGCCGTGTCACCTCTTGAATAAAGTCTGTATTCCTAGTGAGGCATTTCCTACTCTGCTGACTTTAGCTTTCCGGTTTTATCTCCTCTCCTACTTTTTACACGCAGGCTTTGTTCCAATCAGCAGATAACTGGGTCACTCATGACTGTGCCCTTTGTTCACATCGTCCCTGCAACCTGAGGGGCCCACATCATCTCTGTCTAAACTCGGACCACTCTCACAGACCTGGCTCAAACACAAGCTTTAACTAATCCCTGCTAGCTACTGGGAATTGAAATTTCCTCTAAATTCTCATCAGTTTTTTACATTCATAGTATTTAGCCAGTCTGGCTTGCATTACAGTTCTTTGTGTTGCTATTGTATCCTCCTTATCTTGCTATAAGTCTTTGAACATGTATTTTATAAACATAACATGTAAACAATGCAATATAATAAGTTTATATAATAGCATAAACAGTAGAATATAAACAGTAGAATATGCTAatgcaaataatatttattttgatactTTACATAATGTCTAGCACATTTCCTATGTGCTTATTCAAATAAAGTGTTGAAGCACAGACTAGGGCCCAA includes the following:
- the SLC10A5 gene encoding sodium/bile acid cotransporter 5, which encodes MIRKLFIVLLLSSVTLGEARKSFLSFLNIEKTEVLFITKTEETVVVRSSYRDKQPNSSYLRVQLEDDKMLQVVNVTKALSDVTNFTIHLVMGGDGETNLTVQLWDSEGRRERLIEEIKNVRVRVLRQRQGSPFQASNLINRNILMLFLPMILLNKCAFGCKIEFQVFETVWKRPLPVVLGAVIQFFLMPFCGFLLTQILALPEAQAFGFIVTCTCPGGGGGYLFALLLEGDVTLAILMTCTSTFLALVTMPTNSYIYSRILGLSGTLHIPISKIMSTLLFILAPMSVGIVIKHRLPDKAKFLERIIRPLSFILMFIGIYVTFSMGLVFLKTVNLDVLLLGVLVPALGLLFGYFFAKISMLPLPVCKTVAIEGGVLNSFLALAIIQLSFSQSDADLASVAPFTVAMCSGCEMLLILLFYKAKKRCILNIEEKRMKNPPV